One window of the Candidatus Zixiibacteriota bacterium genome contains the following:
- a CDS encoding hypothetical protein (Evidence 5 : Unknown function): protein MSQSLGKTIFQIVFSLFLVMSPLVTHGQGSHLPDGTLGKPNGLIYAQYASMTTGGTVMVTDQKSAGIEITLPAFRELTFSAAYFARKGDSVYHNYFAEMKIYLAGPIREPGKCNPDGKIFTPVFSFGYGGEFPDQNPPANKYRAGIQALVPLSPHFSLGAGGNYYQDKITRHADKVYGVLNIFPRAYSASDLYLNPDGIEGVPSLSLSGGGSEKGFFGQLDVLIPLNAGTTLTFYTRGERYPKPYLRTAILGCRVSIYPSSN from the coding sequence TTGTCTCAATCGTTAGGGAAAACGATTTTCCAAATCGTCTTTTCTCTGTTTCTCGTCATGTCGCCGCTCGTCACGCACGGGCAGGGGTCTCATTTGCCCGACGGAACATTAGGGAAGCCGAATGGATTGATTTATGCCCAATATGCTTCCATGACCACCGGTGGAACGGTCATGGTTACCGATCAGAAAAGCGCCGGTATCGAAATAACTCTTCCGGCATTTCGGGAATTGACATTTTCCGCGGCTTATTTTGCCCGCAAAGGGGACTCGGTATATCATAACTACTTCGCCGAAATGAAAATCTATCTGGCCGGTCCCATTCGGGAGCCGGGGAAATGTAATCCCGACGGGAAGATATTCACGCCGGTTTTTTCATTCGGCTATGGCGGCGAATTTCCCGATCAGAATCCGCCGGCGAATAAGTACCGTGCCGGGATTCAGGCACTGGTTCCGCTATCGCCCCATTTCAGTCTAGGGGCGGGAGGGAATTACTATCAGGACAAAATTACCCGTCATGCCGATAAGGTGTACGGTGTCCTCAATATTTTCCCCCGGGCCTATTCGGCAAGCGACCTTTATCTAAATCCTGACGGCATCGAAGGGGTCCCGTCGCTGAGTCTTTCCGGTGGCGGATCGGAAAAAGGTTTTTTTGGTCAACTTGACGTCTTGATCCCTCTGAATGCCGGGACGACTTTGACCTTCTATACCCGCGGGGAGCGGTATCCCAAACCGTATCTGCGCACGGCCATTCTTGGCTGCCGCGTAAGTATTTATCCTTCAAGCAATTAG
- a CDS encoding conserved membrane hypothetical protein (Evidence 4 : Unknown function but conserved in other organisms), which yields MNEFSLKNQLLGMFQNVVAFLPNLLAGIVLILIGWLLAWLAKRIAVRIAIVLRLERYLTSFRWGDDFARADVRYGLYNFLGGIVAAVIFLIFLENAFEAWNLKLLSRMIEKGIAIFPRLFSAAIAIGAGWLISLWSAKSIQRTLLREHVPGATLMARLVKMVLVVFFSAIALYELEIGRQIVLIGFGAFAVTIGAFIIIIAVIGGRDALKEIIDSVRKSGNAPE from the coding sequence ATGAATGAATTCTCGCTTAAAAATCAGCTTCTGGGAATGTTCCAAAACGTCGTGGCATTTTTGCCAAACCTGCTCGCCGGAATTGTCCTGATCCTGATCGGCTGGCTGCTGGCCTGGTTGGCCAAGAGGATCGCAGTGAGGATCGCCATCGTGCTCCGGCTGGAGCGCTATTTGACCAGTTTTCGCTGGGGTGATGATTTCGCTCGGGCCGATGTCCGTTACGGTTTATATAATTTTCTTGGCGGAATAGTCGCGGCTGTCATTTTCCTGATATTCCTTGAAAACGCTTTCGAGGCCTGGAATTTAAAACTTCTCTCCCGGATGATTGAGAAGGGGATAGCGATCTTCCCGCGCCTCTTTTCGGCCGCCATTGCTATCGGAGCCGGCTGGCTGATCTCCCTCTGGTCGGCCAAATCGATCCAGCGGACCCTTCTCCGGGAGCATGTTCCCGGAGCGACCCTGATGGCTCGATTGGTTAAAATGGTGCTGGTCGTTTTTTTCTCGGCAATTGCTCTCTACGAACTTGAGATCGGGCGTCAGATTGTCCTGATCGGATTCGGCGCCTTTGCCGTCACTATAGGAGCGTTCATAATAATCATCGCCGTAATCGGCGGTCGGGATGCCCTCAAAGAGATTATCGATTCGGTCCGCAAGTCGGGTAACGCGCCGGAATGA